One region of Pararhizobium qamdonense genomic DNA includes:
- a CDS encoding ABC transporter substrate-binding protein: protein MILLGTLILGSALSPAHAGSSSIKIVLPEEADLLEPCMATRSNIGRIILQNVNETLTEIDVRGSKGVMPRLAEKWEQNADGSWRFHLRQGVKFSDGTTFDAKDVKHSFDRAMSEKITCESRRYFGGMKVEPTVVDDYTIDFKADPVQPILPLLMSLVTIVPEETPIEFIREPIGTGPYKLTNWTPGQEIVLSARDDYWGKKPEVTQATYLFRADPSVRAAMVQTGEADLSPSISQLDATNPATDFFYLDSETVYLRIDHNIAPLNDVRVRKALNLAIDRQAFIGTLVPDGAVLATALVPPTTLGWNKDVKVFPFDPEQSKKLLEEARAAGEPVDTPITIIARTANFPNITEIMEAIQAQLQDVGFKVELKFVEVAEHEQYYSKPFKEGRGPTIVASMHDNSKGDPSFTMFFKYATEGTQSGFSDPKVDDLIKRASAAVGDERAKLWSELFAYLHDDVVADVLLFHMVGFSRVSERLEFKPTIATNGTLQLSEIKIK, encoded by the coding sequence ATGATTTTGTTGGGGACCCTGATCCTAGGATCAGCCTTGTCGCCGGCGCATGCCGGATCAAGTTCGATTAAGATCGTTCTGCCGGAGGAGGCAGACTTGCTCGAGCCTTGCATGGCTACACGCTCGAATATCGGACGCATCATCCTGCAGAACGTGAATGAAACGCTGACAGAGATCGATGTGCGCGGCAGCAAGGGCGTCATGCCGCGCCTGGCAGAAAAATGGGAACAGAATGCAGACGGCAGCTGGCGTTTTCATTTGCGCCAGGGCGTAAAATTCTCTGACGGCACGACCTTCGATGCGAAAGACGTCAAGCATAGTTTCGACCGTGCCATGAGCGAGAAAATCACCTGCGAGTCGCGCCGATATTTCGGCGGAATGAAGGTCGAGCCGACGGTTGTTGATGACTATACGATCGATTTCAAAGCCGATCCGGTCCAGCCGATCCTGCCGCTGCTCATGTCGCTTGTCACCATTGTACCGGAAGAAACGCCGATTGAGTTCATCCGTGAGCCAATCGGCACCGGCCCTTATAAGCTGACCAATTGGACGCCTGGCCAAGAGATCGTCCTGAGTGCCCGCGATGACTATTGGGGCAAAAAGCCCGAAGTAACGCAAGCTACCTATCTCTTTCGCGCCGATCCCTCCGTTCGTGCAGCAATGGTCCAGACCGGCGAAGCCGATCTGTCACCCTCTATCTCACAGCTTGATGCGACCAACCCGGCAACCGATTTTTTCTATCTCGACAGCGAAACGGTTTACCTGCGTATCGACCACAATATCGCACCGCTGAACGACGTGCGCGTTCGCAAGGCCCTCAATCTCGCTATCGACCGCCAAGCCTTTATCGGAACGCTTGTGCCGGACGGGGCGGTTCTGGCAACGGCGCTTGTCCCGCCGACCACGCTTGGCTGGAACAAGGATGTCAAGGTGTTCCCCTTCGATCCTGAACAGTCAAAAAAGCTGCTTGAGGAAGCAAGGGCAGCGGGCGAACCGGTTGATACGCCAATCACGATCATTGCGCGCACGGCCAATTTCCCGAATATCACCGAAATCATGGAGGCGATCCAGGCGCAGTTGCAGGATGTTGGCTTCAAGGTGGAATTGAAGTTTGTCGAGGTGGCCGAGCACGAGCAATATTACTCAAAGCCCTTCAAGGAAGGCCGTGGTCCGACCATCGTTGCATCCATGCATGACAACTCGAAGGGCGACCCGTCGTTCACGATGTTTTTCAAGTATGCGACGGAAGGCACTCAATCCGGCTTTTCGGATCCCAAGGTCGATGATCTGATCAAGCGCGCGTCGGCAGCTGTCGGGGATGAACGTGCAAAGCTTTGGTCCGAACTT
- a CDS encoding sialidase family protein translates to MTPKDIASRMDGLISHTSPGREEAFLPSPMIQNHAAFLHMFADGALACTWFGGTLEGKSDISVFASVLPKGASQWGSPQRLSFDTARSEQNPVFFAAPDGRLWLFHTSQPSGNQDECRIRMAEIFRGGPDVTTLTAAEGRYLDLPQGCFVRAPLVIRDDGAWLLPIFRCIQRPNQKWNGSHDTAAVGLSLDGGETWTLEDVDQSTGCVHMSPVEIDDGSFAALFRRRQADFVYRTQSNDGGRTWSAPQATDVPNNNSSIAAIRLLDGRLAMVCNPISAAQSADRRASLYDELGENDARPDADPTGGCVPVWGVPRAPVALCLSSDGGRTFPDRILIEDGPGTCLSNNSTDGRNKEMSYPWLLEGMDGALHLAYTYHRRAIKYVRLAPGWDRADARRLL, encoded by the coding sequence ATGACACCTAAAGACATCGCCAGCCGCATGGATGGCCTCATCAGTCATACGTCCCCCGGCCGTGAAGAAGCTTTTCTGCCGTCGCCGATGATTCAGAACCATGCCGCATTTCTTCACATGTTCGCCGATGGCGCGCTTGCGTGCACTTGGTTCGGCGGCACGCTGGAAGGAAAATCGGATATTTCGGTCTTCGCATCAGTTCTGCCGAAAGGCGCCTCGCAGTGGGGTTCGCCCCAGCGCCTCAGCTTCGATACCGCCCGCTCCGAACAGAACCCTGTTTTTTTCGCCGCGCCGGACGGAAGACTATGGCTCTTTCACACATCGCAACCGTCGGGCAATCAGGACGAATGCCGGATAAGAATGGCTGAAATCTTTCGCGGTGGTCCAGATGTGACAACGCTGACTGCAGCAGAGGGCCGCTATCTCGACCTGCCGCAGGGGTGCTTCGTGCGCGCGCCGCTCGTAATCCGGGACGATGGCGCCTGGCTGTTACCGATCTTCCGTTGTATCCAGCGTCCGAACCAGAAATGGAATGGCAGCCATGATACGGCCGCCGTCGGCCTATCGCTGGACGGTGGCGAGACCTGGACGCTGGAGGATGTCGACCAATCGACCGGCTGCGTCCACATGTCACCGGTTGAGATCGATGACGGCAGTTTTGCGGCCTTGTTCAGACGGCGCCAAGCGGATTTTGTCTATCGGACGCAAAGCAATGACGGTGGCCGCACTTGGTCGGCTCCGCAAGCGACCGATGTCCCGAACAACAACTCTTCCATCGCTGCAATCCGCCTTCTCGATGGCCGCCTGGCGATGGTCTGCAACCCTATCAGCGCGGCGCAATCTGCGGACCGCCGGGCATCTCTTTATGATGAGCTCGGAGAAAACGACGCCCGGCCCGACGCCGACCCCACCGGCGGTTGCGTCCCGGTCTGGGGCGTACCCCGCGCTCCGGTGGCACTGTGCCTGTCGTCGGATGGCGGGCGGACCTTTCCGGACCGGATTTTGATCGAGGACGGTCCCGGCACCTGCCTTTCAAACAATTCCACCGATGGACGCAACAAGGAAATGTCCTATCCCTGGCTACTGGAAGGCATGGATGGCGCCCTGCACCTCGCGTACACCTATCACCGACGCGCGATTAAATATGTTCGCCTGGCTCCTGGCTGGGACCGTGCCGACGCAAGGAGACTGTTATGA